In uncultured Ilyobacter sp., a genomic segment contains:
- a CDS encoding sigma-54 dependent transcriptional regulator — protein MYLNVLGILLDEKLKNGIAESIDGSIEFADGVLRALEILEESRYDAVLLDSDTMEKSQLIESIKMISSAQRKIIIMILGERSNLDLVAGSIKAGAYDYILKPVEILKVSRLLEKAVRDHKLKAEKVDKNKDTGDKLIGQTKEIVEVYKMVGKMAASRVPVLITGEKGTGKKSVAISIHQFSDFSDKPFVSINCTAFQDEFLERKIFGYEKGAFPGAAFDQTGELEKANGGTLYLGNIESLSIDMQSKLLGVLQEGEFFRIGGSKLLKTDLRIITASSENIEELIVNGKFIEELYHKLKVLEIDIPPLRDRKDDIPFIIDHYIMDCNEEFGKNVKGVSKPAIKKIMRYDWPGNVSELKNAVRSAVALCRGNSILVEDLPANVIGAKISKRRGDIQDWILADWIEGEVSVLKGNSQKDYYGNVISRVEKELIRQVLEMTSGKKVETAEILGITRNTLRTKMNNYGLE, from the coding sequence ATGTATTTGAATGTTTTAGGTATACTGTTAGATGAAAAACTAAAGAACGGGATAGCCGAATCCATTGATGGCAGTATAGAATTCGCAGATGGAGTACTGAGGGCTCTTGAAATTCTAGAAGAATCTAGGTACGATGCTGTATTATTGGACAGCGATACTATGGAGAAGTCCCAGCTTATCGAATCAATAAAAATGATAAGTTCAGCTCAGAGAAAGATTATTATAATGATTCTAGGGGAGAGATCAAATCTTGATCTAGTTGCAGGAAGTATAAAAGCAGGGGCTTATGACTATATTTTGAAACCTGTAGAAATTCTGAAGGTATCTAGACTTTTGGAAAAGGCAGTGAGGGATCATAAACTAAAGGCTGAGAAGGTGGACAAGAATAAAGATACTGGAGACAAACTCATAGGTCAAACCAAAGAGATAGTGGAAGTATATAAAATGGTAGGAAAAATGGCAGCTAGCAGAGTGCCGGTTCTGATAACAGGGGAAAAAGGTACAGGGAAAAAGTCTGTGGCGATATCAATTCACCAGTTCAGTGATTTTAGTGACAAGCCCTTTGTAAGTATAAACTGTACCGCTTTTCAGGATGAGTTTTTAGAGAGAAAGATATTTGGTTATGAAAAAGGAGCTTTTCCAGGAGCGGCTTTTGATCAGACTGGCGAGCTAGAAAAAGCCAACGGTGGAACTTTATATCTTGGAAATATTGAATCTCTCAGTATAGATATGCAGTCAAAACTATTAGGAGTACTTCAGGAGGGGGAATTCTTTAGAATCGGAGGAAGCAAACTCTTGAAAACGGACCTCAGGATAATAACTGCTTCTAGTGAAAATATAGAGGAGCTCATAGTAAATGGTAAATTTATAGAGGAACTCTATCACAAGTTAAAAGTCCTAGAGATAGATATCCCACCGCTTAGAGACAGAAAAGATGACATACCTTTTATAATAGATCACTATATAATGGATTGTAACGAAGAGTTTGGAAAAAATGTAAAAGGGGTGTCGAAACCAGCCATTAAAAAAATCATGAGATACGACTGGCCTGGGAATGTGAGTGAACTAAAAAATGCAGTTAGGTCTGCAGTGGCACTTTGCAGAGGAAACTCAATACTGGTAGAGGACCTTCCGGCAAATGTTATAGGAGCAAAAATTAGTAAGAGAAGAGGAGATATACAGGACTGGATACTTGCAGACTGGATAGAGGGAGAGGTATCTGTACTAAAAGGTAACTCCCAAAAGGATTATTATGGAAACGTAATATCAAGGGTTGAGAAGGAACTTATAAGACAGGTCCTTGAGATGACAAGTGGTAAAAAAGTAGAAACGGCAGAAATTCTAGGAATAACAAGGAATACTCTGAGGACAAAAATGAATAATTACGGACTAGAATAA
- a CDS encoding energy transducer TonB, protein MEKNDIRSLGISLILNLFIIFLIPGIRETVVDTAKISVGFIELKDENKKVPPKKTEQESVEKTIPQVKNEIKVEKESVDPVKKKKIEPVKIENPDFEIDSLLAVDKSLVERTVVIKKDDLNNKAAPRVETSEKLEVTEGELKGQEKLKVIEQKNIKSILSEKEITGSLSSEEKGKEMEFTLISSDSDKIEGLPKGHKMGFADGDITAKWDSANRDPIYPKTALERGLSGVVKLKIDIGIDGRINSLIVEKGSGIPEINRAIEEVGRTWKIYLTKNGLSVKGTVLLEYRFNLVRGE, encoded by the coding sequence ATGGAAAAAAATGATATTCGTAGTCTTGGGATATCGCTGATTCTGAATCTTTTTATCATATTCCTTATACCTGGAATCCGTGAAACAGTAGTGGATACAGCTAAGATAAGTGTGGGATTTATAGAACTAAAGGATGAAAATAAAAAGGTCCCCCCCAAGAAAACAGAACAAGAGTCAGTTGAAAAAACTATTCCTCAGGTTAAAAATGAGATAAAGGTAGAAAAAGAAAGCGTAGATCCTGTAAAGAAAAAAAAGATTGAGCCTGTGAAGATAGAAAATCCAGATTTTGAAATAGACTCTCTGCTAGCAGTAGATAAATCTCTGGTAGAGAGAACAGTAGTCATAAAGAAGGATGACCTAAATAACAAGGCGGCTCCTCGGGTAGAAACAAGTGAAAAACTTGAGGTAACAGAAGGAGAGCTAAAGGGTCAGGAGAAGCTAAAGGTTATAGAGCAAAAGAATATAAAGAGTATACTGAGTGAGAAAGAGATAACTGGAAGTCTCTCGTCTGAAGAAAAGGGAAAGGAGATGGAATTTACCCTGATATCTTCAGATTCAGATAAGATAGAGGGCCTTCCAAAGGGGCACAAGATGGGATTTGCAGATGGAGACATAACTGCTAAATGGGATAGTGCAAACAGAGATCCAATTTATCCTAAAACAGCTTTGGAAAGAGGGCTTTCAGGAGTTGTAAAGCTTAAGATTGATATTGGAATAGACGGCAGAATCAACTCGCTCATTGTAGAAAAAGGGAGTGGAATTCCTGAGATCAACAGGGCTATAGAAGAAGTAGGAAGGACATGGAAGATATATTTGACAAAAAATGGTCTCAGTGTAAAGGGGACAGTTTTACTAGAATATAGATTTAATTTGGTCAGAGGAGAGTAG
- a CDS encoding biopolymer transporter ExbD, giving the protein MRLKRMTRRNSGNMILELTPLIDVVFLLLIFFMVATTFEDLSGIKIDLPQSTIKEVKEVKEIQILIDENSELYLNYRENSKSKKSMKVTLENLKEELGEKLLNSSERNVIITADKKLDYGFIVEIMTIAKEAGASSLDIDTAVAK; this is encoded by the coding sequence ATGAGATTGAAGAGAATGACCAGAAGAAATAGCGGCAACATGATTTTAGAACTTACGCCTCTTATTGATGTAGTGTTCCTCCTTCTTATATTCTTCATGGTGGCCACTACTTTTGAAGACTTAAGCGGAATAAAAATAGACCTTCCTCAATCTACTATAAAAGAGGTCAAAGAGGTCAAGGAGATACAGATATTAATAGATGAAAACAGCGAACTATATCTCAACTATAGAGAGAATTCTAAATCTAAAAAAAGTATGAAGGTTACTCTTGAAAATCTGAAAGAGGAACTAGGAGAAAAACTTTTGAACAGCAGTGAGAGAAATGTAATAATAACTGCTGATAAAAAACTTGATTATGGGTTCATAGTGGAAATTATGACAATAGCCAAAGAAGCAGGGGCAAGTTCTCTAGATATAGATACAGCTGTTGCAAAGTAG
- the dnaX gene encoding DNA polymerase III subunit gamma/tau — protein MHLTLYRKYRPSNFNEVAGEEDIIKTIKNSLRENRMAHAYLFAGPRGVGKTTTARLIAKGLNCLTKGITDDPCDTCDNCLAVNEGNFVDMIEIDAASNRGIDEIRQLKDKINYRPARGRKKVYIIDEAHMLTKEAFNALLKTLEEPPSHVLFILATTEPDKILPTIISRCQRYDFKPISFENTRERLLEIGKSEGIEVDDASLLLIYEKAGGSMRDAISIFEKLISSCYGESITVEKSQQVLGVIPEKQLMEFLQIAREGDSYRGVKFLDTLWNGSVNIESFFRDLARLSKELMLKGELTPEEGIPIIGAIYDVITKFKYEEDKRLLGYVILHKLSGETTLPKTVYREEKTRHIPEVRESKPEEVFEKSIPESEIRVTIEDVKRSWDEAVKRAKNEKITIAALLAGAFPVKVLEGTLYVGFYPENRFSRDKMEENQYRDIFLSSMRELTHPKLKIVYEIVGEKNKKSETGKSFSDKIIEFFDGELM, from the coding sequence ATGCATCTTACTTTATATAGAAAATATCGGCCTTCCAATTTTAATGAGGTGGCGGGAGAAGAAGATATAATAAAAACCATAAAAAATTCCTTGAGAGAAAATAGAATGGCCCATGCATATCTTTTTGCAGGACCTAGAGGTGTTGGGAAAACCACAACTGCAAGACTAATAGCCAAAGGTCTGAACTGTCTGACAAAAGGGATAACAGATGACCCCTGTGATACTTGTGATAACTGCCTGGCAGTAAACGAGGGAAATTTTGTCGATATGATAGAGATAGATGCTGCGTCAAACAGAGGTATAGATGAGATAAGGCAGCTGAAGGACAAGATAAACTATAGACCTGCAAGAGGAAGAAAAAAAGTATATATAATAGACGAGGCTCATATGCTGACAAAAGAGGCATTTAATGCCCTATTAAAAACCCTAGAAGAACCTCCAAGTCATGTGTTATTTATACTGGCAACAACTGAACCTGATAAAATACTTCCAACTATCATATCTAGATGTCAAAGATATGATTTCAAACCTATTTCATTTGAAAATACAAGGGAGAGGCTCCTTGAAATAGGGAAAAGTGAGGGTATAGAGGTGGACGATGCAAGTTTACTTCTCATCTACGAAAAAGCAGGGGGGAGTATGAGAGATGCTATATCCATATTTGAAAAGCTTATTTCAAGTTGTTATGGAGAGAGTATCACAGTTGAAAAGAGTCAGCAAGTTTTAGGGGTTATTCCAGAGAAGCAACTTATGGAATTTCTTCAAATAGCAAGAGAGGGAGACAGTTATAGAGGAGTAAAATTTTTGGATACTCTTTGGAATGGATCTGTGAACATAGAGAGTTTTTTTAGGGACCTGGCAAGGTTGTCAAAGGAACTTATGCTAAAAGGTGAGTTGACTCCTGAGGAAGGGATCCCTATTATAGGGGCCATATATGATGTAATAACAAAGTTTAAATATGAAGAGGACAAGCGGCTTCTTGGTTATGTGATTCTTCATAAACTTTCGGGAGAAACTACACTACCTAAAACTGTCTACCGAGAAGAAAAAACAAGGCATATTCCTGAGGTTAGAGAGTCTAAACCCGAAGAAGTATTTGAAAAATCAATCCCTGAATCTGAAATAAGGGTGACTATAGAAGACGTAAAAAGGTCATGGGATGAGGCTGTAAAAAGGGCTAAAAATGAAAAGATAACTATCGCCGCACTTCTTGCAGGGGCTTTTCCTGTAAAAGTTTTAGAGGGGACTCTCTACGTAGGATTTTATCCAGAAAATAGATTTTCCAGAGACAAAATGGAAGAGAATCAGTACAGGGATATATTTCTAAGTTCTATGAGAGAATTGACCCATCCAAAACTCAAAATAGTATATGAAATAGTTGGAGAAAAAAATAAAAAATCTGAAACTGGAAAATCTTTCTCTGACAAAATAATAGAGTTCTTTGATGGAGAACTTATGTAA
- a CDS encoding MotA/TolQ/ExbB proton channel family protein — MEWIQNGGILMYFIVAMSVLGLAVVIDKTIYFASKEKGNFDDIKWNVKEYIEKGDYTGAFALLEKHDCSTYKVLKELLLQCTKNKDYNIVHMEEKAREVGLAQLPRLERGMWLLGIVAHTTPLLGLLGTVTGMIQAFHAIASYGTGDPSVLAEGISKALITTAGGLTVAIPAVIFYNYFNKRIDTVINNMEKSSVEMINFFRK, encoded by the coding sequence ATGGAGTGGATACAAAACGGCGGGATACTCATGTATTTTATAGTTGCCATGTCAGTTTTAGGATTGGCAGTTGTAATAGATAAGACTATTTATTTTGCATCAAAAGAGAAGGGGAATTTTGATGATATAAAATGGAACGTGAAAGAATATATAGAAAAAGGTGACTACACAGGGGCCTTTGCACTTCTAGAAAAACATGACTGTTCCACTTATAAGGTTCTAAAAGAACTCCTCCTTCAGTGTACTAAAAACAAAGACTACAACATAGTTCACATGGAAGAAAAGGCTAGAGAGGTTGGACTCGCACAGCTTCCAAGGCTTGAAAGAGGGATGTGGTTGTTAGGTATAGTAGCTCATACCACTCCGCTTCTAGGACTACTAGGAACTGTTACAGGAATGATACAGGCTTTCCATGCAATAGCCTCTTATGGGACAGGAGACCCTTCGGTACTCGCCGAAGGAATATCTAAGGCCCTTATAACAACAGCAGGGGGACTGACTGTGGCAATACCAGCAGTAATTTTCTATAACTATTTTAACAAAAGAATAGATACAGTAATAAATAATATGGAAAAGTCTAGTGTTGAAATGATTAACTTTTTCAGAAAGTAG